A single window of Oerskovia paurometabola DNA harbors:
- a CDS encoding MBL fold metallo-hydrolase, whose amino-acid sequence MPVLVTSQASVLLAPNPGPMTLDGTRSYVLAAPGAGTRVVVDPGPDDVAHLTTLAAGPPVELVLITHRHADHTAGAARFAELTGAPVRAADPAHCHPARSRDAAPLLGGETIHAAGLRIEVLATPGHTGDSTSFRLPDDGPHGSVLTGDTVLGRGTTVIAEPDGSLRDYLASLDLLESLGAATVLPAHGPHLDDLSVAVRSYREHRADRLAQVRTALGDRAGEAVTEALVDDVTASVYGDVALGVLPAARQSVRAQLRYLAEGA is encoded by the coding sequence GTGCCCGTCCTCGTCACGAGCCAGGCCTCGGTGCTGCTCGCCCCCAACCCTGGACCCATGACGCTCGACGGGACCAGGTCCTACGTCCTGGCCGCGCCCGGGGCGGGCACCCGCGTGGTCGTCGACCCCGGGCCCGACGACGTCGCTCACCTCACGACCCTGGCCGCCGGGCCGCCCGTCGAGCTCGTCCTGATCACGCACCGCCACGCGGACCACACCGCAGGGGCGGCACGCTTCGCCGAGCTCACGGGCGCACCGGTCCGCGCGGCCGACCCCGCGCACTGCCACCCGGCTCGTTCCCGCGACGCAGCGCCGTTGCTCGGCGGCGAGACGATCCACGCGGCCGGCCTGCGGATCGAGGTGCTCGCGACACCCGGGCACACGGGCGACTCGACGAGCTTCCGCCTCCCCGACGACGGCCCGCACGGCAGCGTGCTGACAGGCGACACCGTCCTGGGCCGCGGTACGACCGTCATCGCCGAGCCCGACGGCTCGTTGCGCGACTACCTCGCGAGCCTCGACCTGCTCGAGTCGCTCGGCGCTGCGACCGTGCTGCCCGCGCACGGCCCGCACCTGGACGACCTGTCCGTCGCCGTGCGGTCGTACCGCGAGCACCGGGCCGACCGGCTCGCGCAGGTGCGCACCGCGCTCGGGGACCGGGCGGGCGAGGCGGTGACCGAGGCGCTCGTCGACGACGTGACCGCCTCGGTGTACGGCGACGTCGCCCTCGGCGTGCTCCCCGCGGCGCGCCAGAGCGTCCGGGCGCAGCTCCGGTACCTCGCCGAGGGCGCATAG
- a CDS encoding LLM class flavin-dependent oxidoreductase, giving the protein MTTSPRLSVLDLVPVRSGQSSAQAIAASLDLVRLADRLGFTRYWFAEHHNMPAVAASAPPVMISAAAAVTERIRVGSGGVMLPNHAPLVVAEQFAVLEAMAPGRVDLGIGRAPGSDPVVTALLRSSGPTSDVDRFPQHVQDIRSLMSAEGASVRLTTGQVYDVHATPAAESVPTVWLLGSSDYSARLAAELGLPYVFANHFSGAGIDEILALYRDGYRPSAEHPAPETFLTVNVSVAPTLDEARARALPQARMMARLRSGKPLGAQETVEDAASTPLDGLTSQMAEEMLDRWIVDEPQAAARRVRELASRHGVDEVMVVPVAGSRADESLDATPGRTQTIELLAAALGD; this is encoded by the coding sequence ATGACTACCTCGCCGCGCCTCTCCGTCCTCGACCTCGTCCCCGTCCGCTCGGGACAGTCCTCCGCCCAGGCCATCGCCGCCTCCCTGGACCTCGTGCGCCTCGCCGACCGCCTCGGCTTCACGCGCTACTGGTTCGCCGAGCACCACAACATGCCCGCGGTCGCCGCGTCCGCACCGCCCGTCATGATCTCGGCGGCCGCCGCGGTGACCGAGCGGATCCGCGTCGGGTCGGGCGGCGTCATGCTCCCCAACCACGCGCCGCTCGTCGTCGCGGAGCAGTTCGCGGTCCTGGAGGCCATGGCCCCGGGGCGCGTCGACCTGGGCATCGGGCGCGCGCCCGGCAGCGACCCGGTCGTCACCGCCCTGCTGCGCAGCAGCGGCCCGACGTCCGACGTCGACCGCTTCCCCCAGCACGTCCAGGACATCCGCTCGCTCATGAGTGCCGAGGGCGCCTCGGTCCGCCTCACGACCGGTCAGGTCTACGACGTCCACGCGACTCCGGCCGCCGAGTCGGTGCCGACCGTGTGGTTGCTCGGGTCGAGCGACTACTCCGCGCGCCTGGCCGCCGAGCTCGGCCTGCCGTACGTGTTCGCCAACCACTTCTCGGGCGCCGGCATCGACGAGATCCTCGCCCTCTACCGCGACGGCTACCGCCCGTCGGCCGAGCACCCCGCGCCGGAGACGTTCCTGACGGTCAACGTGTCGGTCGCCCCGACGCTCGACGAGGCACGCGCCCGCGCGCTGCCGCAGGCGCGCATGATGGCCCGCCTGCGCTCGGGGAAGCCGCTGGGCGCCCAGGAGACGGTCGAGGACGCCGCGTCCACGCCGCTCGACGGGCTCACGTCCCAGATGGCCGAGGAGATGCTCGACCGCTGGATCGTCGACGAGCCCCAGGCCGCGGCCCGCCGCGTGCGCGAGCTCGCCTCCCGGCACGGCGTCGACGAGGTCATGGTCGTGCCCGTCGCGGGCTCGCGCGCCGACGAGTCGCTCGACGCGACGCCCGGCCGCACGCAGACGATCGAGCTGCTCGCGGCCGCGCTCGGAGACTGA
- a CDS encoding O-succinylhomoserine sulfhydrylase, translating into MLRIPAGVPGGSGRGPLPRSVRPDTLAVRGGHARTNFEETSEALFLTQGYVYGSAAEAEAAFTGEVDRFIYSRYGNPTVHTFEERLRLIEGAEACYATASGMSAVFTSLAALVGAGSRIVAARALFGSSLVIFDEIFAKWGVRTDYVDGHVLSQWEEALSTPADVVFFETPSNPMQDVIDVRRVSELAHAAGAVVVLDNVFATPVLQKPLELGADVVVYSATKHIDGQGRVLGGAILGSEEYVKGPVQTFIRNTGPSLSAFNAWVLVKGLETLSVRVKAQNASALQVATALEELPGVTAVRYPFLASHPQVELAKAQQSGGGTVVTFNLDVPGADAPGTDPELLKKRTFQFLDALRVVDISNNLGDAKSLITHPATTTHRKLGPDGRAAVGIAETTVRLSIGLEDPLDLIEDVEQALRR; encoded by the coding sequence GTGCTCCGCATCCCCGCCGGCGTCCCGGGCGGCTCGGGTCGTGGCCCCCTCCCCCGTTCGGTCCGTCCCGACACGCTCGCGGTGCGCGGCGGCCACGCCCGCACCAACTTCGAGGAGACGAGCGAGGCGCTCTTCCTCACGCAGGGCTACGTGTACGGGAGCGCCGCGGAGGCCGAGGCCGCGTTCACGGGCGAGGTCGACCGCTTCATCTACTCGCGCTACGGCAACCCGACGGTGCACACGTTCGAGGAGCGGCTGCGCCTCATCGAGGGCGCCGAGGCCTGCTACGCGACCGCGTCGGGCATGTCCGCGGTCTTCACCTCGCTCGCGGCGCTGGTCGGTGCCGGGTCGCGCATCGTCGCGGCCCGCGCGCTGTTCGGCTCGTCGCTCGTGATCTTCGACGAGATCTTCGCCAAGTGGGGCGTGCGCACCGACTACGTCGACGGTCACGTGCTCTCGCAGTGGGAGGAGGCGCTGTCGACCCCCGCGGACGTCGTCTTCTTCGAGACCCCGTCCAACCCCATGCAGGACGTGATCGACGTGCGCCGCGTGAGCGAGCTCGCGCACGCCGCGGGTGCCGTCGTCGTGCTCGACAACGTGTTCGCCACCCCCGTCCTGCAGAAGCCGCTCGAGCTCGGCGCCGACGTCGTCGTGTACTCGGCGACCAAGCACATCGACGGGCAGGGCCGCGTGCTGGGCGGCGCGATCCTGGGTTCCGAGGAGTACGTCAAGGGACCCGTCCAGACCTTCATCCGCAACACGGGCCCCTCTCTCAGCGCGTTCAACGCCTGGGTCCTGGTCAAGGGGCTCGAGACGCTGTCGGTGCGCGTCAAGGCGCAGAACGCCTCGGCCCTCCAGGTCGCGACCGCGCTCGAGGAGCTGCCCGGCGTCACGGCCGTGCGCTACCCGTTCCTCGCCTCGCACCCGCAGGTCGAGCTCGCCAAGGCCCAGCAGAGCGGGGGCGGGACGGTCGTGACGTTCAACCTCGACGTGCCGGGCGCCGACGCCCCGGGCACCGACCCCGAGCTCCTCAAGAAGCGCACGTTCCAGTTCCTCGACGCGCTGCGGGTCGTGGACATCTCCAACAACCTGGGTGACGCCAAGTCGCTCATCACGCACCCCGCGACCACGACGCACCGCAAGCTGGGGCCGGACGGGCGTGCCGCCGTCGGGATCGCGGAGACGACCGTGCGCCTGTCGATCGGCCTCGAGGACCCGCTCGACCTGATCGAGGACGTCGAGCAGGCGCTGCGCCGCTGA
- a CDS encoding rhodanese-like domain-containing protein: MSAPDRATAAPVPDARPADGYAGDITPQQAWTLLQNDPSAVLVDVRTDAEWRFVGVPDLSSTGRAPVLTQWVDVAGRPNPAFVAELTAAGLSPERPVVFLCRSGARSIGAAKAATAAGLGPAYNVLEGFEGALDGAGHRGSDGWRAAGLPWTQS, encoded by the coding sequence ATGAGTGCCCCCGACCGCGCGACCGCTGCCCCGGTCCCCGACGCCCGTCCCGCCGACGGGTACGCCGGCGACATCACGCCCCAGCAGGCGTGGACCCTTCTCCAGAACGACCCGAGCGCCGTCCTCGTGGACGTCCGCACCGACGCCGAGTGGCGCTTCGTCGGGGTCCCCGACCTGTCCTCGACGGGCCGCGCGCCCGTCCTGACCCAGTGGGTCGACGTCGCGGGCCGCCCGAACCCGGCGTTCGTCGCGGAGCTCACCGCGGCCGGGCTGAGCCCTGAGCGTCCGGTCGTCTTCCTGTGCCGCTCGGGAGCCCGCTCGATCGGCGCGGCCAAGGCCGCGACCGCCGCGGGGCTGGGTCCCGCGTACAACGTCCTCGAGGGTTTCGAGGGAGCGCTCGACGGCGCCGGTCACCGTGGTTCCGACGGCTGGCGCGCCGCGGGCCTGCCCTGGACGCAGTCGTGA
- a CDS encoding phosphotransferase enzyme family protein: MSHLPEPDRAPDQAEEPLAGGNSTTVVRRGDTVRRTAGPWTPTVQALLRHLRAQGVAEVPEPLGTDEQGREVLSFLPGDVGNYPLPPWVWDESVLRDAGALLRRVHDASVGFLDTGAAALVPDALPAAPTWQTAPHEPAEVVCHNDVAPYNLVFRDGAVVGLIDFDTASPGPRIWDLAYLGYRLAPLVADAGESEGSDVVGRLDPLARLDALVRAYGMPYSRREVLTVVVARLDELAAFTDERAAATGRDDFREHAAMYRSDAQRVESLATASDSPDLPT; encoded by the coding sequence ATGAGCCACCTCCCCGAACCCGACCGCGCGCCCGACCAGGCCGAGGAGCCCCTGGCCGGTGGGAACTCGACGACCGTGGTGCGGCGAGGCGACACCGTCCGCCGCACCGCAGGGCCCTGGACGCCCACGGTCCAGGCGCTCCTGCGGCACCTGCGCGCACAGGGCGTCGCCGAGGTGCCGGAGCCGCTCGGGACGGACGAGCAGGGGCGCGAGGTGCTGTCGTTCCTCCCCGGTGACGTCGGGAACTACCCGCTGCCACCGTGGGTCTGGGACGAGTCGGTGCTCCGGGACGCGGGCGCGCTGCTGCGGCGCGTGCACGACGCGAGCGTCGGGTTCCTCGACACAGGCGCCGCCGCCCTCGTCCCCGACGCTCTGCCGGCGGCCCCCACCTGGCAGACCGCACCGCACGAGCCTGCCGAGGTCGTGTGCCACAACGACGTCGCCCCGTACAACCTGGTCTTCCGTGACGGGGCCGTGGTCGGGCTCATCGACTTCGACACCGCGAGCCCCGGCCCCCGGATCTGGGACCTGGCCTACCTCGGCTACCGGCTCGCGCCCCTCGTGGCGGACGCGGGGGAGTCGGAGGGGAGCGACGTCGTCGGGCGGCTGGACCCGTTGGCGCGCCTCGACGCCCTGGTCCGCGCGTACGGGATGCCGTACTCGCGCCGGGAGGTCCTGACCGTCGTGGTCGCGCGGCTCGACGAGCTCGCGGCGTTCACGGACGAGCGTGCGGCCGCGACCGGACGCGACGACTTCCGGGAGCACGCGGCCATGTACCGCTCCGACGCGCAGCGGGTCGAGAGTCTCGCGACAGCGTCCGATTCGCCGGATCTGCCCACCTGA
- a CDS encoding aminotransferase class V-fold PLP-dependent enzyme, with product MSAHAVIEAPTSCAVLPVVGSDTLVPLVDGRSVPYANLDVAASAPALQVVADRVTEVLPLYASVHRGAGYLSQVSTALYEAARQTIGAFVGAREDDVTIVTRNTTDSLNLLAGCVPAQADGSPGRVLVLDVEHHANLLPWQRTGGATVLVGGATVAETLSGLRAELSRFPYALVAITGASNVTGESLPLAEVVAAAHDAGARVLLDGAQLVPHRGVSLAASDVDYVAFSGHKTYAPFGAGALVGRRDWLDTGTPYLAGGGAVRNVTLDGTTWQSAPARHEAGSPNVIGAVALASACDALAALEPGVLVAHETELRARLVEGLEAIDGVRVVRAWADAVDPVGVVTFSVDGSDAGLVAAYLSAEHGIGVRDGRFCAHPLLARLGFPAGAIRASIGVGTTGEEIDRLVSALRTWVSEGAKARYEVVDGCWVVSDDPRPLLQVAGLSGLFATAAAGNITAAVGCGPAPA from the coding sequence ATGAGCGCACATGCAGTCATCGAAGCCCCTACCTCGTGTGCCGTGCTGCCCGTCGTGGGCAGCGACACCCTGGTCCCCCTCGTCGACGGGCGCAGCGTCCCGTACGCGAACCTCGACGTCGCGGCCTCGGCACCGGCGCTCCAGGTCGTGGCCGACCGGGTCACCGAGGTCCTGCCGCTGTACGCGAGCGTGCACCGCGGCGCGGGCTACCTCTCCCAGGTGTCGACGGCCCTCTACGAGGCTGCGCGTCAGACCATCGGCGCGTTCGTGGGGGCGCGCGAGGACGACGTCACGATCGTCACGCGCAACACCACGGACTCCCTCAACCTCCTCGCGGGCTGCGTCCCGGCCCAGGCCGACGGCTCGCCGGGGCGTGTGCTCGTCCTCGACGTCGAGCACCACGCGAACCTCCTGCCCTGGCAGCGCACGGGGGGCGCCACGGTCCTGGTCGGCGGTGCGACCGTCGCCGAGACCCTGTCGGGCCTGCGCGCCGAGCTCTCGCGCTTCCCGTACGCGCTCGTCGCGATCACGGGGGCCTCGAACGTCACGGGCGAGTCGCTGCCCCTCGCCGAGGTCGTGGCCGCGGCGCACGACGCCGGCGCGCGCGTCCTGCTCGACGGCGCACAGCTCGTCCCGCACCGCGGCGTCTCGCTCGCCGCGAGCGACGTGGACTACGTCGCGTTCTCTGGGCACAAGACGTACGCGCCGTTCGGTGCGGGCGCGCTCGTGGGCCGCCGCGACTGGCTCGACACCGGCACGCCCTACCTCGCCGGCGGCGGCGCGGTGCGCAACGTGACGCTCGACGGCACCACGTGGCAGAGCGCCCCGGCGCGGCACGAGGCCGGGTCGCCCAACGTGATCGGCGCGGTCGCGCTCGCCTCCGCGTGCGACGCGCTCGCGGCCCTCGAGCCCGGCGTGCTCGTCGCGCACGAGACCGAGCTGCGGGCCCGCCTCGTCGAGGGCCTGGAGGCGATCGACGGCGTACGCGTCGTGCGCGCCTGGGCCGACGCGGTCGACCCCGTGGGGGTCGTGACGTTCTCGGTCGACGGTTCCGACGCGGGGCTGGTCGCGGCCTACTTGTCGGCCGAGCACGGCATCGGCGTGCGCGACGGCCGCTTCTGCGCGCACCCGCTCCTGGCGCGGCTGGGCTTCCCGGCGGGGGCGATCCGGGCGTCGATCGGGGTCGGCACCACGGGTGAGGAGATCGACCGGCTCGTCTCCGCGCTGCGCACCTGGGTGAGCGAGGGGGCGAAGGCCCGGTACGAGGTCGTGGACGGCTGCTGGGTCGTGAGCGACGACCCGCGACCGCTCCTGCAGGTCGCGGGGCTCTCGGGCCTGTTCGCGACGGCCGCCGCGGGCAACATCACGGCCGCCGTGGGCTGCGGACCCGCCCCCGCCTGA
- a CDS encoding GNAT family N-acetyltransferase — translation MQHDVHLEGHGFRLEPLAVAHAGALAQIVDPSMWAGMSATLPEGEVGMVNFIEDTRATRALTAFAVVDAGSGLVVGSTAFRDLSLDDRRVEIGRTFYARSTWGSLVNPVSKWLLLRHAFESWDVHRVGFRVDARNTRSLAAMRRLGAYEEGVMRGHRTAPDGTRADSVCFSILAHEWPGVELGLLARIMSPRIVPVLGPVGLTATGEPDAVGPGAGVPVGPPVLTVVPAVGELSLAGAGGFDAVAGSSPDRAAAADLPPVIAL, via the coding sequence GTGCAGCACGATGTCCACCTTGAAGGCCACGGGTTCCGCCTCGAACCCCTGGCTGTCGCGCACGCCGGTGCGCTGGCCCAGATCGTCGATCCGTCGATGTGGGCAGGCATGAGTGCGACCCTCCCCGAGGGGGAGGTCGGGATGGTGAACTTCATCGAGGACACCCGCGCCACGCGCGCGCTGACGGCGTTCGCCGTCGTCGACGCGGGCTCGGGTCTCGTGGTGGGGAGCACCGCTTTCCGTGACCTGTCGCTCGACGACAGGCGCGTGGAGATCGGGCGGACCTTCTACGCCCGTTCCACGTGGGGGAGCCTCGTCAACCCGGTCTCGAAATGGTTGCTGCTCCGACATGCGTTCGAGTCGTGGGACGTGCACCGTGTCGGCTTCCGGGTCGACGCGCGCAACACGCGCTCCCTCGCCGCGATGCGTCGCCTCGGCGCGTACGAGGAGGGCGTCATGCGTGGTCACCGCACGGCTCCCGACGGGACCCGGGCCGACTCGGTGTGCTTCTCGATCCTGGCGCACGAGTGGCCCGGCGTCGAGCTCGGCCTGCTCGCCCGGATCATGAGCCCGCGCATCGTGCCCGTGCTCGGCCCGGTCGGGCTCACCGCCACCGGGGAGCCCGACGCCGTGGGTCCTGGGGCCGGGGTGCCCGTGGGACCGCCGGTCCTCACGGTGGTACCGGCCGTCGGCGAGCTGTCGCTCGCGGGGGCCGGCGGCTTCGACGCCGTCGCAGGGTCGTCCCCCGACCGCGCCGCGGCCGCCGACCTGCCCCCGGTCATCGCGCTCTGA
- a CDS encoding CsbD family protein, translated as MGLGDKIKHGAEEAKGKVKEGTGKATGNERLEAEGHADQAKANVKQAGDDVKDAFKKD; from the coding sequence ATGGGACTGGGAGACAAGATCAAGCACGGTGCCGAAGAGGCCAAGGGCAAGGTCAAGGAAGGCACCGGCAAGGCGACCGGCAACGAGCGCCTCGAGGCCGAGGGCCACGCCGACCAGGCGAAGGCCAACGTCAAGCAGGCCGGCGACGACGTCAAGGACGCCTTCAAGAAGGACTGA
- a CDS encoding GNAT family N-acetyltransferase has product MENDVVLEGFGLRLEPLAEQHAPALGAFVDDALWAGMSSPTPRGTPAMSAYVREAVAAPGRLAWAVVGPVAPGSGPDGVTSVRGSTSLYEWSPSQGRVELGSTFYDRPWWGGVTNPACKYLLLQHAFEVLDVERVALRADARNARSIAAIQRLGAIPEGVLRSHRVAPDGSRGDTAYFSILADEWPAVRDGLLDRVHRLPPGQRSR; this is encoded by the coding sequence ATGGAGAACGACGTCGTCCTGGAAGGGTTCGGGCTGCGCCTCGAACCGCTCGCCGAGCAGCACGCGCCCGCGCTCGGCGCGTTCGTCGACGACGCCCTGTGGGCCGGGATGTCGTCGCCCACGCCGCGCGGTACGCCCGCCATGTCCGCCTACGTGCGCGAGGCGGTGGCGGCGCCGGGGCGCCTGGCGTGGGCCGTCGTCGGGCCGGTGGCTCCGGGTTCCGGGCCCGACGGCGTCACGTCCGTCCGCGGCAGCACCTCGCTCTACGAGTGGTCGCCCTCGCAGGGCCGCGTCGAGCTCGGCTCGACCTTCTACGACCGGCCCTGGTGGGGCGGGGTGACCAACCCGGCGTGCAAGTACCTGCTGCTGCAGCACGCGTTCGAGGTGCTCGACGTCGAGCGCGTCGCGCTGCGGGCCGACGCTCGCAACGCGCGGTCGATCGCGGCGATCCAGCGGCTCGGCGCGATCCCCGAGGGGGTGCTGCGCAGCCACCGTGTCGCGCCCGACGGGTCGCGCGGCGACACAGCCTACTTCTCGATCCTCGCGGACGAGTGGCCGGCCGTGCGGGACGGGTTGCTGGACCGCGTGCATCGCCTGCCGCCGGGGCAGCGGTCGAGGTGA
- a CDS encoding peptide MFS transporter gives MTIEGARPAGPAVDPDDRAFFGHPRGLSTLFGLEVWERFSFLGMQAILVLFFTATVADDGLGMAAGPAASIAAGYGTMVYLVSVGGGWIADRVLGSYRAVLWGGILIACGHYTMAIPAELSTWLGLVLISLGTGLLKPNVSTLVGKLYSTTDERRDAGFALYYMGINVGAFFGPLVTGWLGADVGWHWGFSAAAIGMTAGVVQYVVGRKHVPGHGRGPEAPLPPAVMRRTLWILGGAAAGVVILAVGLALVGRLSIAGVVDALTVVAMAAPIVYFTVMFRSPRVTGEERGRLRPFLVLWFASVAFNFVLFQAYSVLILLADQHVERTIFGWEAPAAWFSSFLGGVEVLVAPVVAALWTWLGPRQPHASKKIAIGALLGGLSYLVLVPAVTGQSGDWKIAVWWLLASLLLLGLGDVLLQTTGLSATTKLAPAAFSSQSMAVWFLSIALANGIQAQTVRFYGEIPDGLYFTLNGAVAVLVAVVVLVLSPWMKRTMHPVH, from the coding sequence TTGACGATCGAGGGCGCACGACCGGCAGGACCAGCGGTCGACCCGGACGACCGGGCCTTCTTCGGGCACCCGCGGGGCCTGTCGACCCTGTTCGGTCTCGAGGTCTGGGAGCGGTTCTCCTTCCTCGGGATGCAGGCGATCCTCGTCCTGTTCTTCACGGCGACCGTCGCGGACGACGGGCTCGGGATGGCGGCGGGGCCGGCCGCATCGATCGCGGCGGGCTACGGGACGATGGTCTACCTGGTCTCGGTCGGGGGCGGGTGGATCGCGGACCGGGTCCTGGGCTCGTACCGCGCGGTCCTGTGGGGCGGCATCCTCATCGCGTGCGGGCACTACACCATGGCGATCCCCGCCGAGCTCTCGACGTGGCTCGGGCTGGTCCTCATCAGCCTGGGCACGGGCCTGCTCAAGCCCAACGTGTCGACCCTCGTGGGCAAGCTCTACTCGACCACCGACGAACGCCGGGACGCCGGGTTCGCGCTCTACTACATGGGCATCAACGTCGGGGCGTTCTTCGGGCCCCTCGTGACGGGGTGGCTCGGTGCCGACGTCGGCTGGCACTGGGGGTTCTCGGCCGCCGCGATCGGTATGACCGCAGGAGTGGTGCAGTACGTCGTCGGTCGCAAGCACGTCCCCGGGCACGGGCGCGGCCCCGAGGCGCCACTGCCACCGGCCGTGATGCGCCGGACCCTGTGGATCCTGGGAGGCGCCGCGGCAGGGGTGGTGATCCTCGCCGTCGGGCTCGCGCTCGTGGGGCGGCTCAGCATCGCGGGCGTCGTCGACGCGCTGACCGTGGTCGCCATGGCCGCCCCGATCGTCTACTTCACCGTCATGTTCCGCAGCCCCCGCGTGACGGGGGAGGAGCGCGGCCGCCTGCGGCCGTTCCTCGTGCTGTGGTTCGCGTCGGTCGCGTTCAACTTCGTGCTCTTCCAGGCGTACAGCGTCCTGATCCTGCTGGCCGACCAGCACGTCGAGCGCACGATCTTCGGGTGGGAGGCTCCCGCGGCCTGGTTCAGCTCGTTCCTGGGCGGCGTCGAGGTGCTCGTCGCGCCCGTGGTCGCGGCGCTGTGGACCTGGCTCGGGCCCCGACAGCCGCACGCGTCCAAGAAGATCGCGATCGGCGCGCTGCTCGGCGGGCTGTCCTACCTGGTCCTCGTGCCCGCCGTGACGGGGCAGAGCGGCGACTGGAAGATCGCCGTGTGGTGGCTCCTGGCCTCGCTCCTGCTGCTCGGCCTCGGGGACGTGCTGCTCCAGACGACGGGCCTGTCCGCGACGACCAAGCTCGCCCCCGCGGCGTTCTCGAGCCAGTCGATGGCCGTGTGGTTCCTGTCGATCGCGCTCGCGAACGGTATCCAGGCGCAGACCGTCCGGTTCTACGGCGAGATCCCCGACGGCCTGTACTTCACGCTCAACGGCGCGGTCGCGGTGCTCGTCGCGGTCGTCGTCCTGGTCCTCTCGCCCTGGATGAAGCGGACCATGCACCCCGTCCACTGA